The following nucleotide sequence is from Macaca nemestrina isolate mMacNem1 chromosome 16, mMacNem.hap1, whole genome shotgun sequence.
TGCTGGACCAGGCCTTGTTTCCATTGTGGCCAGTATTTTAGGTTTGTTTATTCCTGACCTACTATCCAGACCTTTACTGTAACAATAACAAGTGCTTACTCTATGACAGGCTGTGGTTTAGGTGCCTGGCCCTGACTTCACCCAGTGACTCTCCCAACAATGTCATGCAGCAGGAATTACTGCTGTTATCCAGAGataactgagtctcagagaggttaatcAACTCCAATCAACCAGTTTCCATGGGACGAAGTTGAGTCCAGAGGCATGACTCAGTCTCTGTTGTCAATCTcgggggtggggtgaggtgggggagctactgacctcaggtggttGGAGGCCAGGGAGGCTGCCCACCATCTTACAGTGCACAGGACAAGACCACCCACAAGGAAGAATTAGCCAGCCCACATTAGGTCAAACATGTCCAGCCCACCCACCAATAGAGCCAAGGCTAAGGAATCCAGTTGTTTCTTGTGtctctccctgtgtctatgtACACTGTGGTTGCCCAGATGTTTCCAGGTCATTGttgcaatttttctttctctcttaggAGCTCAAGTCACAGCAACAGATTTGCCTGATGTCCTGGGAAACCTTCaatacaatcttttaaaaaacacactaCGATGCACAGCACATCTGCCTGAAGTGAAAGAACTGGTATGGGGTGAAGACCTGGACAAAAACTTTCCCAAGTCAGCTTTTTACTATGATTATGTCCTAGCCTCGGACGTGGTCTACCATCACTACTTCCTGGACAAGCTGCTCACCACCATGGTGTACCTTTCTCAGCCAGGGACGGTGCTGCTTTGGGCAAACAAGTTCAGATTCAGCACTGACTATGAATTTTTAGATAAATTCAAGCAAGTTTTTGACACAACACTGTTGGCTGAATATCCAGAGTCATCAGTCAAACTTTTTAAGGGGATACTAAAATGGGACTAAATCCAACAAAGTGCCTTTCACAACGTTAGTGTGTCTTTTGAGCGATGTGTTAGAAATTGCTTTGTTAATAAAGACTTCTTTTATAGGATTGAGAAGGTAGTGCATACAAACAACTTGTATACTTGGAACTAATGTAACAATACTGCAGAAACTTTCTAAGATAACTTAAGATTATCTGGTTAATCTaaatatctaaaaagaaaaactataaaaacatgaaaagtagCTTTGTTGGTTCCAACGAAGTTACATGTTTAATAGCTCTTATATGGATAAATTAATAAGTGAATTTCTTCCCTATTTCTGCTATAGAGCATATGTTTAAACTTGTCAATATACTGCTGTCACATGATTTTTGAAACTGGGCTTGACAGAGTCACTATATCTTAGCTTGAAGACTCTACTTTTGCAGATTTTTAACTGCAGCAAAAAGAGGATATTGAATGATAGAAAACAATAGGCTTAAAGTtgattaaaagtgaaaaataaaactgctggAATAAGAACAATGTCGTCTTAAGAACTTCTTAATTTACAAAGACTCTCCCTCCGTGTCCATTATCTTAATAATTTCTAGTTAATTTCTATATTGTCTGCTTTTTTCACAGTATTTTAGGCTCTCCGGTCACATACTGTTCTACatcatatctatatatatctctatatatctctatatctatatatataatacatattatatatatttgcttttacaACCATTTACGGAAAGGTAAGAACCTTCTTAGCCTGTACAAACAGGCAAGTTAGATTTGGTTCACAGCTCATAGTTTACCAACCCCTGGA
It contains:
- the LOC105485362 gene encoding protein-lysine methyltransferase METTL21C isoform X1, whose product is MSWAERLGPCPAFSSQQAPAMDVCLSSAQQPGRREEGLSSPGGWLEAEKKGASQKDSTGAALEESNRIEASLHSLQKFVPTDYASYTQEHYRFAGKEIVIQESIESYGAVVWPGATALCQYLEEHAEELNFQDAKILEIGAGPGLVSIVASILGAQVTATDLPDVLGNLQYNLLKNTLRCTAHLPEVKELVWGEDLDKNFPKSAFYYDYVLASDVVYHHYFLDKLLTTMVYLSQPGTVLLWANKFRFSTDYEFLDKFKQVFDTTLLAEYPESSVKLFKGILKWD
- the LOC105485362 gene encoding protein-lysine methyltransferase METTL21C isoform X2, with amino-acid sequence MDVCLSSAQQPGRREEGLSSPGGWLEAEKKGASQKDSTGAALEESNRIEASLHSLQKFVPTDYASYTQEHYRFAGKEIVIQESIESYGAVVWPGATALCQYLEEHAEELNFQDAKILEIGAGPGLVSIVASILGAQVTATDLPDVLGNLQYNLLKNTLRCTAHLPEVKELVWGEDLDKNFPKSAFYYDYVLASDVVYHHYFLDKLLTTMVYLSQPGTVLLWANKFRFSTDYEFLDKFKQVFDTTLLAEYPESSVKLFKGILKWD